From a region of the Pongo abelii isolate AG06213 chromosome 9, NHGRI_mPonAbe1-v2.0_pri, whole genome shotgun sequence genome:
- the CNTF gene encoding ciliary neurotrophic factor: MAFTEHSPLTPHRRDLCSRSIWLARKIHSDLTALMESYVKHQGLNKNINLDSADGVPVASTDRWRELTEAERLQENLQAYRTFHVLLARLLEDQQVHFTPTEGDFHQAIHTLLLQVAAFAYQIEELMILLEYKIPRNEADGMPISVGDGGLFEKKLWGLKVLQELSQWTVRSIHDLRVISSHQTGIPARGSHYIANNKKM; encoded by the exons ATGGCTTTCACAGAGCATTCACCGCTGACCCCTCACCGTCGGGACCTCTGTAGCCGCTCTATCTGGCTAGCAAGGAAGATTCATTCAGACCTGACTGCTCTTATGGAATCTTAT GTGAAACATCAGGGCCTGAACAAGAACATCAACCTGGACTCTGCGGATGGGGTGCCAGTGGCAAGCACTGATCGGTGGCGTGAGCTGACCGAGGCAGAGCGACTCCAAGAGAACCTTCAAGCTTATCGTACCTTCCATgttttgttggccaggcttttaGAAGACCAGCAGGTGCATTTTACCCCAACCGAAGGTGACTTCCATCAAGCTATACACACCCTTCTTCTCCAAGTCGCTGCCTTTGCATACCAGATAGAGGAGTTAATGATACTCCTGGAATACAAGATCCCCCGCAATGAGGCTGATGGGATGCCTATTAGTGTTGGAGATGGTGGTCTCTTTGAGAAGAAGCTATGGGGCCTAAAGGTGCTGCAGGAGCTTTCACAGTGGACAGTAAGGTCCATCCATGACCTTCGTGTCATTTCTTCTCATCAGACTGGGATCCCAGCACGTGGGAGCCATTATATTGCTAACAACAAGAAAATGTAG